The DNA region GGGTATAGTGCGGGCAGTCCAGCAATCCATCCACAAAGGAATCTTCCGTTGCCGATGCTTCATGACCCAGAACCCCCGGGATAAACCGGGAAACGGAGTCAATCAGTACCATTGCGGGTAACTCTCCACCACTGAGAACGTAATCGCCGATTGACCATTCTTCGTCAATTTCGGTTTGGATCACGCGCTCATCTATGCCTTCGTAGCGACCACATACCAGAATCAGCTTTTGATTCGTGGCCAGTTCGCTGACGCCCGCTTGATCAAGCTTGCGTCCCTGAGGTGACAGATAAATCACCTTAGCGCCTTCACCCGCCGCGCTTTTTGCTGCATGAATGGCATCCCGTAAAGGTTGTACCATCATTAACATCCCCGGTCCGCCGCCGTAAGGACGTGAGTCCACGGTACGGTGCCGGTCATGCGCGAAGTCACGAGGACTCCAGCTCTGGATGTTCAGCAGGCCATTTTTAACAGCCCGGCCAGTTACCCCGTAATCGGTAATTGCACGAAACATTTCTGGAAACAGGCTAACGATACCTATAAACACAAGCCAATCCCCATCACGCCGTCATTTACCGCTTATCCGGTGGTTTAAAAACCAGGATCCCAATCTACTTCGATAGTCCGCGTAGTGAGATCGACTTTCTTGATAACCTGCCCATCGAGGAACGGCACGAGGCGTTCCTTGATACCAAACGCATCTTTCAGGTTTGCCTTAATGACGATGACGTCATTCGATCCGGTTTCCATCATGTCGACGACTTTCCCGAGATCGTAGCCTTCTGTGGTCACTACCTGGCAGCCCATCAGGTCTTTCCAGTAGTAGTCACCCTCTTCCAGTTTTGGCAGTTGCGTCGAATCGACGACAATTTCGCAATTGGTCAGTAAATTCGCTGCATCCCGATCTTCAATGCCTTTCAGCTTGATGATCAGATCCTGATTGTGGTGCTTCCAGCTTTCCAGCTGTACTTGCTGCCACTGACCCGCCTTCTGGATAAACCAGGGCTGATAGTCAAAAATGCTTTCGGCGTCTTCAGTGGAAGAAAACACTCTGAGCCAACCACGAATACCGTAAGACGATCCCATTTTCCCTAAGACAATCGGGTCCACGGGTGCTTGCGCAGTGAGTTGCTTGCTCATCATGACCACCGTGACAGATTAAGCTGCTTTGTTTACTTCTTTGATCAGCGTAGCAACGCGATCAGAAATGGTCGCGCCCTGGCCAACCCAGTGAGCGATGCGATCCAGATCCAGGCGAGTGCCTTCTTCTTTTTCGCTAGCGATTGGGTTAAAGAAGCCAACGCGCTCAATGAAGCGACCGTTACGTGCATTACGGCTGTCAGTAACAACAACCTGGTAGAACGGACGCTTTTTAGCGCCGTGACGAGCTAAACGAATAGTTACCATAACATCCTCTTGTGTGAATAAAACAACCGGGCCCCATCGAGGAACGGAGCCCGGGTGTCATATTAAAAGCCCGAAAATTTTACTGATTTCTGGGGAAATTGCAATCAGCAGTTGAAAACTCTGTCGCAGAAGGCCGTCGGCGGTGCAGCCAGTTCGGTGCCGGCGTGCGCGCAGCCACCGGAGCGTACACGCAGTACGTGAGGATGGCGAGCACACCCCGACGCCGAAATGGCAAATAAGCCAGGCCTGTAAAGATTAGCGGCCGGGGAATCCTGGGGGCATCATCCCCTTCATACTTCTCATCATCTTCGCCATCCCGCCCTTCTTCATCTTCTTCATCATGCGCTGCATGTCGTCGAACTGTTTCAGAAGGCGGTTAACGTCCTGCACCTGCATACCGCAGCCCTGCGCGATACGGCGTTTACGGGACCCTTTGATGATTTCCGGCTTCGCGCGCTCTTTCAGCGTCATCGAGTTGATGATCGCCTCCATGCGCACCAGCACTTTGTCATCCATTTGCGACTTCACGTTGTCCGGGATCTGCCCCATGCCCGGCAGCTTGCCCATCAGGCTCGCCATGCCGCCCATGTTTTTCATCTGCCGCAACTGTTCCAGGAAGTCGGTCAGGTCGAAACCATCGCCCTTTTTCAGTTTAGTCGCCAGCTTCTCAGCCTGCGCGCGGTCAACTTTACTTTCGATATCTTCGATCAGCGACAGCACGTCGCCCATGCCGAGAATACGTGACGCGATACGGTCCGGATGGAACGGCTCCAGCGCCTCGTTTTTCTCGCCAACACCGAGGAATTTGATCGGCTTGCCTGTGATGTGACGAATAGAGAGCGCGGCACCGCCACGGGCGTCACCGTCGACTTTGGTCAGTACCACGCCGGTCAGCGGCAGCGCTTCGTTGAACGCCTTCGCGGTATTCGCCGCATCCTGACCGGTCATCGCATCGACGACAAACAGGGTTTCTACCGGATTGATAGAGGCATGAACCTGTTTGATTTCGTCCATCATCGCTTCGTCAACGTGCAGACGACCGGCGGTATCCACCAGCAGCACGTCGTAGAACTTGAGTTTGGCTTCTTTCAACGCCGCGTTAACGATATCGACCGGCTTCTGACCGACATCCGACGGGAAGAAATCAACGCCAACCTGCTCAGCCAGCGTCTCCAGCTGTTTGATCGCCGCCGGGCGATAGACGTCGGCAGAGACCACCAGCACTTTCTTCTTGTGCTTTTCGCGCAGGAATTTACCTAGCTTACCGACGCTGGTCGTTTTACCGGCACCCTGCAGGCCCGCCATCAGCACCACGGCCGGTGGCTGCGCAGCCAGATTCAGACTCTGGTTCTCTTCGCCCATCGCCGCCACGAGTTCGTTACGGACAATCTTGACGAACTCCTGTCCTGGCGTCAGGCTTTTGTTAACTTCATGTCCAACCGCTTTCTCTTTTACGCGATTGATAAACTCTCGCACTACCGGCAGCGCAACGTCAGCCTCCAGCAGCGCCATGCGCACTTCGCGCAGCGTCTCTTTAACGTTGTCTTCAGTAAGGCGTCCACGGCCACTGATGTTGCGCAATGTGCGCGACAAACGATCGGTTAAATTATCAAACATTGTCTCTCGCCTGGGGTGGAAACGGTTGGTCGCTCACGCGACGCATGAACATTAATTTGCCGCAGTATAACATGAAGCCGTCTTTGTTGTTATGCAACGGTTGGAGCCGCGGTCACGTAACGCTATACTGCTTCTCTTTCTCACTGGCCAACTGTCGACACCATTATGCCCGTTTCTGCTCTGCTCGCCCTTGTCGCCTACTCCGTCAGCCTCGCGCTGATCGTCCCCGCTCTGCTGCAAAAAAACAGCGGCTGGCGGCGTATGGCCATTCTTTCTGCGGTGGTCGCGCTGGTGTGTCACGCCATCGCGCTTGAAGCCCGCATTCTGCCGGGTGGCGACAGCGGACAAAACCTGAGCCTGCTGAACGTCGGCTCGCTGGTTAGCCTGATGATCTGTACGGTGATGACGATTGTCGCCTCGCGCAACCGTGGCTGGCTGTTGCTGCCGGTGGTGTATGCCTTCGCGCTGATCAATCTGGCCTTCGCGACCTTCATGCCGAACGAATTCATTACCCATCTCGAAGCCACGCCGGGGATGATGATCCACATCGGGCTGTCGCTGTTCTCCTACGCGACGCTCATTATCGCCGCGCTGTATGCGCTGCAACTGGCCTGGATCGATTATCAGCTTAAAAACAAAAAGCTGGCGTTTAATAATGAAATGCCGCCGCTGATGAGCATCGAGCGCAAGATGTTCCACATTACGCAGATTGGCGTGGTCCTGTTGACGCTTACCCTGTGTACCGGTCTGTTTTACATGCACAATCTGTTCAGCATGGAAAATATCGACAAAGCGGTGCTCTCTATCATCGCATGGTTTGTCTATATTGTTCTGTTGTGGGGGCATTACCATGAAGGCTGGCGCGGTCGTCGTGTCGTGTGGTTTAACGTCGCGGGCGCTGGGATCCTGACGTTGGCCTATTTCGGTAGCCGGATATTGCAGCAGTTTGTCAGCTAAGCCTTAAAGGAGGCGCCCCCTGGAACACATCTCCACCACCACGCTGATCGTCACACTGATCGTCATGGTGGTCATCTCTGCCTATTTTTCCGGTTCCGAAACCGGGATGATGACCCTGAATCGCTACCGCTTACGCCACCTGGCTAAACAGGGAAATCGTCCGGCAAAGCGCGTTGAAAAGCTGCTGCGTAAACCCGATCGCCTGATAAGCCTGGTGCTGATTGGCAATAACCTGGTCAATATCCTCGCCTCGGCGCTCGGTACCATTGTCGGTATGCGACTGTACGGCGATGCCGGTGTCGCCATCGCCACCGGCGTGTTGACCTTCGTCGTGCTGGTGTTTGCCGAGGTCCTGCCGAAAACCATTGCTGCGCTGTATCCGGAAAAGGTGGCCTACCCCAGCAGCTTCCTGCTGGTTCCTTTGCAGATTCTGATGATGCCGCTGGTCTGGCTGCTCAACACTATCACCCGATTGCTGATGCGCATGATGGGCATTAAAACCGATATCGTGATCAGTGGTTCGCTGAGTAAGGATGAGCTGCGCACCATCGTGAATGAATCCCGCACGCAAATCTCCCGGCGCAACCAGGACATGCTGCTGTCGGTGCTCGATCTGGAAAAGGTCAGCGTTGATGACATCATGGTGCCGCGCAGTGAAATCATCGGTATTGATATTAATGACGACTGGAAGTCTATCGTGCGTCAGTTGTCGCACTCGCCGCACGGGCGCATTGTGTTGTACCGCGATTCGCTGGATGACGCCATCAGCATGCTGCGCGTTCGCGAAGCCTGGCGGTTGATGTCGGAAAAGAAAGAGTTCACCAAAGAGACCATGCTGCGCGCCGCCGATGAGATTTACTTCATCCCGGAGGGTACGCCGCTCAGCACGCAGCTCATCAAATTTCAGCGCAATAAAAAGAAAGTCGGTCTGGTGGTCAATGAATATGGCGATATTCAGGGGCTGGTC from Citrobacter amalonaticus Y19 includes:
- a CDS encoding inner membrane protein YpjD, translating into MPVSALLALVAYSVSLALIVPALLQKNSGWRRMAILSAVVALVCHAIALEARILPGGDSGQNLSLLNVGSLVSLMICTVMTIVASRNRGWLLLPVVYAFALINLAFATFMPNEFITHLEATPGMMIHIGLSLFSYATLIIAALYALQLAWIDYQLKNKKLAFNNEMPPLMSIERKMFHITQIGVVLLTLTLCTGLFYMHNLFSMENIDKAVLSIIAWFVYIVLLWGHYHEGWRGRRVVWFNVAGAGILTLAYFGSRILQQFVS
- the trmD gene encoding tRNA (guanosine(37)-N1)-methyltransferase TrmD, with the protein product MFIGIVSLFPEMFRAITDYGVTGRAVKNGLLNIQSWSPRDFAHDRHRTVDSRPYGGGPGMLMMVQPLRDAIHAAKSAAGEGAKVIYLSPQGRKLDQAGVSELATNQKLILVCGRYEGIDERVIQTEIDEEWSIGDYVLSGGELPAMVLIDSVSRFIPGVLGHEASATEDSFVDGLLDCPHYTRPEVLEEMDVPAVLLSGNHAEIRRWRLKQSLGRTWLRRPELLENLALTEEQARLLAEFKTEHAQQQHKHDGMA
- the ffh gene encoding signal recognition particle protein; translation: MFDNLTDRLSRTLRNISGRGRLTEDNVKETLREVRMALLEADVALPVVREFINRVKEKAVGHEVNKSLTPGQEFVKIVRNELVAAMGEENQSLNLAAQPPAVVLMAGLQGAGKTTSVGKLGKFLREKHKKKVLVVSADVYRPAAIKQLETLAEQVGVDFFPSDVGQKPVDIVNAALKEAKLKFYDVLLVDTAGRLHVDEAMMDEIKQVHASINPVETLFVVDAMTGQDAANTAKAFNEALPLTGVVLTKVDGDARGGAALSIRHITGKPIKFLGVGEKNEALEPFHPDRIASRILGMGDVLSLIEDIESKVDRAQAEKLATKLKKGDGFDLTDFLEQLRQMKNMGGMASLMGKLPGMGQIPDNVKSQMDDKVLVRMEAIINSMTLKERAKPEIIKGSRKRRIAQGCGMQVQDVNRLLKQFDDMQRMMKKMKKGGMAKMMRSMKGMMPPGFPGR
- a CDS encoding HlyC/CorC family transporter; the protein is MEHISTTTLIVTLIVMVVISAYFSGSETGMMTLNRYRLRHLAKQGNRPAKRVEKLLRKPDRLISLVLIGNNLVNILASALGTIVGMRLYGDAGVAIATGVLTFVVLVFAEVLPKTIAALYPEKVAYPSSFLLVPLQILMMPLVWLLNTITRLLMRMMGIKTDIVISGSLSKDELRTIVNESRTQISRRNQDMLLSVLDLEKVSVDDIMVPRSEIIGIDINDDWKSIVRQLSHSPHGRIVLYRDSLDDAISMLRVREAWRLMSEKKEFTKETMLRAADEIYFIPEGTPLSTQLIKFQRNKKKVGLVVNEYGDIQGLVTVEDILEEIVGDFTTSMSPTLAEEVTPQNDGSVIIDGSANVREINKAFNWHLPEDDARTVNGVILEALEEIPIAGTRVRIGQYDIDILDVQENMIKQVKVLPVKPLRESVAE
- the rpsP gene encoding 30S ribosomal protein S16, with protein sequence MVTIRLARHGAKKRPFYQVVVTDSRNARNGRFIERVGFFNPIASEKEEGTRLDLDRIAHWVGQGATISDRVATLIKEVNKAA
- the rimM gene encoding ribosome maturation factor RimM (Essential for efficient processing of 16S rRNA), which translates into the protein MSKQLTAQAPVDPIVLGKMGSSYGIRGWLRVFSSTEDAESIFDYQPWFIQKAGQWQQVQLESWKHHNQDLIIKLKGIEDRDAANLLTNCEIVVDSTQLPKLEEGDYYWKDLMGCQVVTTEGYDLGKVVDMMETGSNDVIVIKANLKDAFGIKERLVPFLDGQVIKKVDLTTRTIEVDWDPGF